The following coding sequences are from one Paenibacillus tundrae window:
- a CDS encoding MATE family efflux transporter, translating into MNTNWSHPLEQQTVRQAFIRYLVPSILGMLVVGFNFIIDGIMVGHKLGSTALAGIGIASPVYTLFVAMSLWIGMGGATLYSTHMGEKDLLKAKQIFSKSITIILLATLVIGLTAFSFKDALVYALGANAETFPHAADYMNVMLLFGFVFTIENALSIFVRNDGNPNTSMYAQITFAVANIVINYVMLYILEWGVRGVALGTIISAFLALLVLLTHFFKKTNHLTFTRFKWNWKLLSAIALIGFPSFLAELGMSVFSVSHNVSLERIAGTDGVASFTVLNYIHGVVLLAFLGLASAAQPLISYYHGAKQRDREKQAVRLAGWTAGIWGVLLLLIVQIGAPYFVQIFGNFSSTVTDNAIYGLRIFTFAYLFMGINFVMSTYFQSIGNAKMAIWITAAREMIIMIALIALLPAFFGITGIWLAVPLSELLVLISITIYYRKRSLAERLSQLSIHN; encoded by the coding sequence ATGAATACGAACTGGTCTCACCCGCTTGAGCAACAAACTGTACGACAAGCTTTTATACGCTATCTTGTGCCCTCTATTCTCGGCATGTTAGTCGTTGGCTTCAACTTTATTATCGATGGCATTATGGTAGGTCATAAGCTCGGTTCCACGGCTCTAGCTGGAATCGGAATTGCTTCTCCAGTCTATACGTTATTTGTTGCGATGTCGCTCTGGATCGGTATGGGCGGTGCCACACTGTATTCCACACATATGGGTGAGAAGGATCTCCTGAAAGCCAAACAGATCTTCTCCAAATCCATCACCATTATTTTGCTGGCAACCCTTGTGATTGGACTTACAGCGTTTAGCTTCAAAGACGCATTGGTCTACGCCCTTGGCGCGAATGCAGAAACTTTCCCTCATGCTGCGGATTATATGAATGTTATGCTGCTTTTTGGCTTTGTATTTACGATAGAAAATGCACTGAGTATTTTTGTCCGCAATGATGGTAATCCGAATACGTCAATGTATGCACAGATCACCTTTGCTGTGGCGAATATCGTCATCAATTATGTGATGTTATATATACTGGAGTGGGGTGTTCGAGGGGTCGCTCTAGGGACGATCATATCGGCTTTCCTGGCTTTACTTGTACTGTTAACCCACTTTTTCAAAAAAACAAATCATCTCACCTTCACTCGTTTCAAGTGGAACTGGAAGTTGCTGTCTGCCATTGCACTGATTGGGTTCCCCAGCTTTCTAGCTGAACTCGGTATGTCCGTCTTTTCCGTTTCCCACAATGTATCACTCGAACGAATTGCAGGAACAGATGGCGTCGCATCATTTACCGTATTGAACTATATTCACGGGGTTGTCTTACTGGCATTTCTGGGTCTCGCTTCGGCTGCTCAGCCTCTCATCAGTTATTATCATGGTGCGAAGCAGAGAGATCGGGAAAAGCAGGCTGTACGTTTGGCGGGCTGGACGGCTGGGATATGGGGCGTTTTGTTACTGCTCATCGTACAGATCGGTGCGCCTTACTTTGTGCAAATCTTCGGTAATTTCAGCTCGACTGTCACAGATAATGCGATCTACGGCTTAAGAATATTTACGTTTGCTTACCTCTTCATGGGGATTAACTTTGTGATGAGCACATACTTTCAATCGATTGGAAACGCCAAAATGGCGATCTGGATTACAGCCGCCCGCGAGATGATCATTATGATTGCATTGATTGCACTGCTTCCCGCGTTCTTCGGCATTACGGGGATCTGGCTGGCTGTACCGCTATCTGAGCTGCTCGTTCTCATTTCAATAACCATCTATTATAGAAAACGTTCATTGGCTGAACGATTAAGCCAGTTAAGCATCCACAATTAA
- a CDS encoding NAD(P)H-dependent oxidoreductase: MNKVEKRMWIVVENSSKEIMKENVLKAYHFRHATKQFDATRTIPAEDFEYILETGRLSPSSIGFEPWKFLIVQNPALRQRLSEVSTGAQKQLATASHFMVILARTDAGYNSPYAEYMLKEIKGMPDDVFELTSAAYGKFQNNQRLFETPRTLFDWASKQTYIALGNMMTAAALIGIDSCPIEGYDYEKVHQILEDEGLLENGAWNISVMAAFGYREEDPAREKTRKSLDNITQWIE; the protein is encoded by the coding sequence ATGAACAAAGTAGAGAAAAGGATGTGGATTGTTGTGGAGAATTCAAGCAAAGAAATCATGAAGGAAAATGTATTAAAGGCTTATCACTTCCGTCATGCGACAAAACAGTTTGACGCTACACGTACCATTCCAGCAGAGGATTTTGAATATATTCTAGAGACGGGACGTTTATCTCCAAGCTCTATTGGATTTGAACCGTGGAAGTTTCTGATTGTGCAGAATCCAGCTTTGCGTCAGCGGTTGTCCGAGGTGTCCACCGGAGCCCAGAAGCAATTAGCTACAGCAAGTCATTTCATGGTCATTCTGGCTCGAACGGATGCAGGTTATAATTCGCCGTATGCGGAGTACATGCTGAAGGAGATCAAAGGCATGCCTGATGATGTATTTGAACTGACAAGCGCAGCATATGGCAAATTCCAGAATAACCAACGGTTGTTCGAAACACCGCGTACCTTGTTTGATTGGGCATCTAAACAAACGTATATCGCACTCGGAAACATGATGACTGCTGCCGCTCTGATTGGAATCGACTCTTGTCCAATTGAAGGTTATGACTATGAGAAAGTGCATCAGATTCTGGAAGATGAAGGATTATTGGAGAATGGAGCATGGAATATCTCGGTGATGGCTGCATTTGGCTATCGTGAAGAAGATCCAGCACGGGAGAAGACGAGAAAGTCACTGGATAACATTACACAATGGATCGAGTAA
- a CDS encoding RNA polymerase sigma factor produces the protein MDYQFLAHAQTIDNYTLSHMMDDYGNDVWNYVYFLTKSTELADEVSQEVFIRAYSGIAHFRGESSLKTWLLTITRNTTFTYRKSRFFRSSLWGETLSIQTEQEYSTGREMIPETYAHPSAEAEVLSKEHVHEIWDIVMALPDKFREILLLHLKYELHTNEIAEMLRISTGTVKSRLSRGKAKVQKQWKERSES, from the coding sequence TTGGACTATCAATTTCTGGCACATGCCCAGACGATCGACAATTACACGTTAAGTCATATGATGGATGACTATGGTAATGATGTGTGGAATTATGTGTACTTTTTGACCAAAAGCACAGAGCTGGCAGATGAGGTGTCGCAGGAAGTATTTATCCGAGCTTACTCCGGGATTGCCCATTTTCGCGGGGAAAGCTCATTAAAGACATGGCTGCTGACAATCACAAGAAATACGACATTTACATACCGCAAATCGAGATTTTTTCGCAGCAGTTTATGGGGAGAGACCCTATCTATTCAGACAGAACAAGAGTATTCAACAGGCCGGGAAATGATCCCTGAGACGTATGCACACCCATCCGCTGAAGCCGAAGTGCTGAGCAAGGAGCATGTACATGAGATCTGGGATATCGTGATGGCTCTGCCGGATAAATTCAGGGAGATTCTGCTGCTACATCTCAAGTATGAGCTTCATACCAATGAGATTGCGGAAATGCTGCGGATTAGCACAGGTACGGTGAAATCTAGGTTGTCACGTGGGAAAGCCAAAGTACAAAAGCAATGGAAGGAGCGGAGCGAATCATGA
- a CDS encoding DUF523 domain-containing protein has product MRYLVSSCLAGVACRYNGTASLDERIRELVAQDQAKMVCPELLGGFVTPREAAEIIGGTGQDVLDGTAKVIEKGGRDVTDLYIKGAYETLEWARKLEVSCVVLKEYSPSCGTQMIYDGSFDNHKVVGEGVTSALLRQEGFTVISENEFMALL; this is encoded by the coding sequence ATGAGGTATTTGGTGAGTTCATGTCTTGCAGGAGTAGCTTGTCGATACAACGGTACAGCAAGTTTGGATGAGAGAATTCGGGAGCTTGTGGCTCAGGATCAAGCCAAAATGGTCTGTCCAGAACTACTAGGTGGTTTCGTTACACCACGAGAGGCTGCAGAGATTATCGGCGGAACAGGTCAGGATGTGCTGGATGGCACAGCTAAGGTCATCGAGAAAGGTGGCAGAGATGTAACGGATCTATACATCAAGGGCGCCTATGAGACGCTCGAATGGGCGAGGAAACTGGAGGTAAGCTGTGTAGTGCTCAAGGAGTACAGTCCGTCATGTGGAACACAGATGATCTATGATGGAAGCTTTGATAATCACAAGGTAGTTGGAGAAGGGGTTACGTCAGCATTACTTCGACAAGAGGGATTTACGGTAATTTCCGAAAATGAGTTCATGGCGTTACTGTAG
- a CDS encoding carbohydrate ABC transporter permease, whose product MYPFGKGKARLIPYLFLSIPLLLYIVFGFGPSVVTVLFSFTDATGVRGQSWNFIGLDNYATFFGASNSGDRLAAIGRSLYFAFAVVIIQNAVALFMAVLINKKLRGDNLYRAVFFLPVVLGVTVSGLIWQLVANPLGGPAQSVLNFFGTSSNFFGDYNIAFELIIFVQIWMYMGYSMTIFLAGLQSIPSDLYEAGYMDGASGWKAFKNITFPMIAPAFTVNMLLSIIGALQTFDIIYVLTGGKFNTTTLAFDVYATAFGSGTSDYGLASAVAMIQFLFVFIISMVALFYLRRREVEM is encoded by the coding sequence ATGTATCCCTTTGGAAAAGGAAAAGCTCGCCTTATTCCGTACTTATTTTTGAGTATCCCCTTATTGCTATATATTGTGTTTGGCTTTGGGCCATCAGTTGTCACTGTGCTATTCTCGTTCACCGATGCTACGGGGGTGCGGGGACAGTCCTGGAACTTTATCGGATTAGACAATTATGCAACGTTCTTCGGGGCTTCGAACTCCGGTGATCGGCTGGCAGCGATTGGACGGTCATTGTACTTTGCCTTTGCCGTTGTCATTATCCAAAATGCTGTCGCATTGTTCATGGCCGTGTTAATCAACAAGAAGCTACGTGGTGACAATCTATACCGTGCCGTGTTCTTCCTACCAGTTGTGCTAGGGGTAACGGTATCAGGTCTGATCTGGCAGCTTGTTGCCAATCCACTTGGTGGACCTGCACAGTCCGTACTGAACTTCTTCGGTACGAGTTCGAACTTTTTCGGAGATTATAATATTGCCTTTGAATTAATTATCTTTGTGCAGATATGGATGTACATGGGCTACTCGATGACGATATTCCTCGCGGGCCTGCAATCGATCCCAAGTGACCTGTACGAAGCGGGATATATGGATGGAGCTTCTGGCTGGAAGGCGTTCAAGAACATTACCTTCCCCATGATTGCACCGGCATTTACAGTCAATATGCTACTCTCGATCATCGGTGCACTGCAAACCTTTGACATCATCTACGTACTCACAGGCGGTAAGTTTAACACGACTACACTAGCCTTTGACGTATATGCTACAGCGTTTGGCAGTGGAACGTCGGATTACGGTTTAGCGTCCGCAGTGGCTATGATCCAATTCTTGTTTGTATTTATTATCTCGATGGTGGCCTTGTTCTATCTTCGCAGAAGAGAGGTGGAGATGTAA
- a CDS encoding GH1 family beta-glucosidase yields the protein MNKQVLPFPADFMWGTSTSSYQIEGAANEGGRVPSVWDTFSRVPGKVVDGDHGDIACDHYHRYPEDIALIQKLGFKHYRFSIAWPRIITAPGVINEEGLAFYERLLDEIEQAGLIPMVTLYHWDLPQWIEDEGGWTNREVLAHFREYASVVMERFGSRVGWWNTINEPYCASILGYGTGDHAPGHQNWYEAFTAAHHLLLSHGIAMELHREKQLSGQIGITLNMEYVDPASDAPQDVAAAARRDGFLNRWFAEPIFHGRYPQDMVEWYGDQAQGMDFVHEGDLERIHQPGDFLGINYYARSVIKAASDHSLLQAEQVLFTEPVTDMGWEIHPDSLYRLLTRVQRDYTQGLPILITENGAAMKDELEHGVVKDESRRQYIQDHLVACHRFIQEGGQLHGYYVWSFLDNFEWAFGYSKRFGIVYVDYTTQERTPKESAKWISKVIQANSLEISETETLSNVETR from the coding sequence ATGAATAAGCAAGTACTACCGTTCCCAGCGGATTTTATGTGGGGGACTTCCACGTCCTCCTATCAGATTGAAGGAGCAGCTAACGAAGGTGGGCGTGTACCGTCTGTGTGGGATACATTCAGCCGTGTACCCGGCAAAGTCGTGGATGGAGATCATGGCGATATTGCGTGTGACCACTACCATCGATATCCGGAGGATATTGCGCTCATTCAAAAGCTTGGGTTCAAGCACTATCGCTTCTCCATTGCTTGGCCACGTATTATCACTGCACCTGGCGTAATCAACGAGGAAGGGCTGGCGTTCTATGAACGCCTACTGGATGAGATCGAGCAGGCAGGGCTTATTCCAATGGTTACCCTGTACCACTGGGATTTGCCGCAATGGATTGAAGATGAGGGAGGCTGGACGAACCGGGAGGTGTTGGCGCATTTCCGTGAATATGCGTCGGTCGTTATGGAACGTTTTGGATCTCGAGTAGGCTGGTGGAACACCATTAATGAGCCTTATTGTGCTTCCATTCTGGGCTACGGCACGGGAGATCATGCACCTGGACACCAGAACTGGTACGAGGCGTTTACGGCAGCGCATCATCTCTTGCTCAGTCATGGTATTGCGATGGAGCTTCACCGGGAGAAGCAGTTATCTGGTCAGATCGGTATAACATTGAACATGGAGTACGTAGATCCCGCTTCGGATGCTCCACAAGATGTTGCCGCCGCTGCACGGCGGGATGGCTTCCTGAACCGTTGGTTCGCTGAGCCGATCTTCCATGGAAGATATCCGCAGGATATGGTGGAATGGTACGGCGATCAGGCGCAAGGAATGGATTTTGTCCACGAGGGGGATCTCGAACGAATTCATCAGCCGGGTGATTTCCTCGGCATCAACTATTATGCGCGAAGCGTAATAAAAGCAGCTTCTGACCATAGTTTGTTGCAGGCAGAGCAGGTGCTGTTCACCGAGCCAGTTACCGATATGGGCTGGGAAATCCATCCCGATTCGTTATACCGCTTATTAACGCGGGTTCAGCGTGATTATACTCAAGGTCTACCCATCCTGATTACCGAGAACGGTGCGGCGATGAAGGATGAGCTGGAACATGGCGTCGTTAAGGATGAGAGCCGTCGACAGTATATCCAAGATCACCTGGTCGCTTGCCATCGGTTTATTCAAGAGGGCGGACAGTTGCATGGATACTATGTGTGGTCCTTTTTGGACAATTTCGAATGGGCATTTGGTTATAGCAAACGGTTTGGGATCGTCTACGTAGATTACACAACACAAGAGCGTACCCCGAAGGAGAGCGCGAAGTGGATCAGTAAAGTGATTCAAGCAAATAGTCTGGAAATAAGCGAAACCGAGACTCTTTCGAATGTAGAGACCAGGTAA
- a CDS encoding FlxA-like family protein, translating to MTLNISSTTSSSTSYTSTSSSSNSTSQLEKQKAKLESELEKVQSSKDDEQTKETKTKQLEQQIKQIEAQISQSTQSSGSTGQMQAPPPEASANRMTAASPQQIANATTDSNGRFDIRI from the coding sequence ATGACCTTGAACATCTCATCCACAACAAGCTCTAGCACATCGTACACATCAACATCTTCAAGCTCTAATAGCACCAGCCAGCTGGAGAAACAAAAGGCGAAACTCGAATCCGAACTGGAGAAGGTTCAATCCAGCAAGGATGATGAGCAGACGAAAGAAACCAAAACCAAGCAGCTAGAGCAGCAGATTAAGCAGATTGAGGCACAGATTAGCCAAAGCACTCAAAGTAGCGGTTCAACCGGGCAAATGCAAGCACCACCACCGGAGGCATCTGCCAATCGAATGACAGCCGCTTCGCCGCAACAAATTGCGAATGCTACAACAGACAGCAATGGTAGGTTTGATATTCGAATTTAG
- a CDS encoding ABC transporter substrate-binding protein — protein sequence MFKKLLMMSFVTVLILVLAACSNAEETAGGSSTDGGKEKVTLKIIHWQQENINNYIKEFNKKFEEKYPEVKVEYTTVPADATYDQLMQTRMNAGDSGDADIIPLKSSFVGAPQDWSPGAADPMWKQWIDAGLIADLSDQAFVKNYNEIDVQNAMTYNDKVYGVNMGKVAFTGLFYNKDLFAKYNLQVPTTWTELQNVIKVLKDNGVEPLGFAGKDVWPINLAVQGLQASIHDDQLSYIQGLWTGETKLTDPVQIEVLQKSQDLMNSAMNGFMGIDYGTLPTLFATERVAMIADGTWDATTIQTANPNLKFGYFPIPGSDDAAKNKDLAGKYDMTWMVVEKSPKKEYALKWLEMLSEKQNYTDFVNVAGFLPTQPDVALTSEFIKEIQPYLDNFKLSWDQLFINRQNVGQYIAESSVHAELLKPAGPLNTPEELAAKSQADWDAAAPK from the coding sequence ATGTTCAAAAAACTTTTAATGATGTCATTTGTAACCGTTTTAATTTTGGTTCTTGCGGCTTGTAGCAATGCAGAGGAGACGGCAGGAGGCTCGTCAACGGACGGCGGCAAGGAGAAGGTCACACTTAAGATCATTCACTGGCAGCAAGAGAATATTAACAACTACATTAAGGAGTTCAATAAGAAATTCGAAGAAAAGTATCCTGAGGTAAAGGTTGAATACACGACGGTTCCAGCCGATGCAACGTATGATCAACTGATGCAGACGCGGATGAATGCTGGTGATTCAGGGGATGCGGATATTATCCCGTTGAAATCTAGCTTTGTTGGAGCACCACAGGACTGGTCTCCAGGAGCAGCTGATCCGATGTGGAAGCAATGGATTGATGCTGGGCTGATCGCTGATCTGTCTGACCAAGCATTTGTGAAAAATTACAATGAAATTGATGTGCAAAATGCCATGACGTACAACGATAAGGTATATGGCGTGAACATGGGTAAGGTTGCATTCACAGGTTTGTTCTACAACAAGGACTTGTTTGCTAAATATAACCTTCAAGTTCCAACAACGTGGACTGAGCTGCAAAATGTAATTAAGGTGCTTAAGGATAATGGCGTAGAGCCACTTGGCTTCGCAGGAAAAGATGTATGGCCAATTAACCTTGCGGTACAAGGACTGCAAGCTTCCATTCACGATGATCAATTGAGTTATATCCAGGGATTGTGGACAGGAGAGACTAAGCTGACCGATCCAGTACAGATCGAAGTGCTTCAGAAGTCCCAAGATCTGATGAACAGCGCAATGAACGGTTTTATGGGAATTGACTATGGTACACTGCCAACACTGTTTGCGACAGAGCGCGTTGCAATGATTGCTGATGGTACATGGGATGCAACGACGATCCAAACAGCGAATCCTAATCTGAAGTTCGGATATTTCCCTATTCCAGGTAGTGATGATGCAGCGAAAAACAAAGATTTGGCCGGTAAATATGATATGACTTGGATGGTTGTTGAGAAATCACCGAAGAAGGAATATGCATTGAAGTGGCTTGAGATGTTGTCTGAGAAACAAAACTACACGGACTTTGTCAACGTAGCAGGCTTCCTACCGACTCAACCTGATGTTGCTCTGACCAGTGAATTCATCAAAGAAATCCAGCCTTATCTGGACAACTTTAAGCTCTCATGGGATCAGCTCTTCATCAACCGTCAAAATGTAGGACAGTATATTGCTGAATCCAGTGTACACGCAGAGCTGTTGAAGCCAGCAGGACCACTTAACACACCTGAGGAGCTTGCAGCAAAATCCCAGGCAGACTGGGATGCGGCAGCGCCTAAATAA
- a CDS encoding carbohydrate ABC transporter permease, whose product MKQSKWSRIVSYVIVLLMLALYIFPLFYLFNVSMKTQTEYLIDPVALAQGFRLENFTEAWTRGNFSQYMWNSVLYTGLSTILTLILSIFAAFPLARRYVKFSTFLYVFFLVSMYLPNPLIPQFSLINSLGLYNTQTGYILLKTTGTGIAFLMFVGYIKSVSRELDEAAAMDGCGYTRYLFTILVPLMKPILATGVILTAIGVWNDIIGPTIYLSDPSYQPVTKGLFTFYGQYMNNWPLLACGILIVTLPLVVLYVVLQRFIVGGAMAGAVKS is encoded by the coding sequence ATGAAGCAGAGCAAATGGTCTCGAATCGTCAGCTATGTCATCGTACTGCTAATGCTGGCGTTATATATTTTCCCTCTGTTCTATCTATTTAACGTATCGATGAAAACGCAGACGGAATATTTGATTGATCCGGTTGCGCTCGCTCAGGGTTTCCGATTAGAGAATTTTACAGAGGCTTGGACACGGGGGAACTTCTCTCAGTACATGTGGAATAGCGTGCTCTATACGGGGCTATCAACGATATTGACCTTGATTCTATCCATTTTCGCGGCATTTCCGCTGGCAAGAAGATATGTGAAGTTCAGTACGTTCTTGTACGTTTTCTTCCTAGTCTCGATGTATCTTCCGAATCCGCTTATCCCGCAATTTTCGTTGATTAATAGTTTAGGTCTCTATAACACACAGACCGGTTACATTTTGCTAAAAACGACGGGAACGGGTATTGCTTTCCTCATGTTTGTTGGTTATATCAAATCGGTTTCGCGTGAATTGGATGAGGCGGCAGCTATGGATGGATGTGGATATACAAGATACCTGTTCACCATTCTTGTACCACTGATGAAGCCTATTTTGGCTACAGGTGTTATTTTGACAGCCATTGGCGTGTGGAATGACATCATAGGGCCGACGATTTATTTGTCCGATCCGAGCTATCAACCAGTTACCAAGGGGCTGTTCACGTTCTATGGTCAATATATGAATAACTGGCCGTTACTCGCTTGTGGTATTTTGATCGTAACGTTGCCACTTGTGGTTCTATATGTCGTGTTACAACGCTTTATTGTAGGTGGTGCGATGGCAGGAGCCGTGAAATCGTAA
- a CDS encoding LacI family DNA-binding transcriptional regulator, which produces MNIKTIANIAGVSVATVSKIINNYSDISEETRQRVLKIMDENGYRPSSSAKTLATKKSNLVGVVFAGKLNVDFSHPFFVQVINTFKKQIGLLGYDLLFFSNEKFLDQGEDYLARSKYFQVDGCIIIAGDEVESSVYDLDASPIPCIGIDIELTGQGSCYIMSDNEKISPKVVEHFYMNGYRDIGFIGLQRASLVMQQREDAFKRSLKQFSLDTKPEWMVYSKDYAAEDGYQAAKEMLARGELPRAVFAATDLLAFGAMRAFKEAGLRIPEDIAIAGCDDIEACRYTDPPLTTVKQDTDKIGRLAAMILFDLMNKQMDNQCIKVEPELVVRQSCGVAVPGIEA; this is translated from the coding sequence ATGAATATCAAAACGATTGCCAATATAGCCGGCGTCTCTGTAGCGACAGTCTCCAAAATAATTAATAACTATTCCGATATTAGCGAAGAGACCCGTCAGCGTGTACTTAAAATTATGGATGAGAACGGGTATCGGCCTTCCTCCTCTGCCAAAACGCTGGCCACGAAGAAATCTAATCTTGTCGGTGTAGTGTTCGCTGGCAAGCTCAATGTTGATTTTAGTCATCCATTTTTCGTGCAAGTCATTAACACGTTCAAGAAGCAAATAGGCTTGCTCGGCTATGATCTGCTCTTTTTTTCTAACGAAAAGTTCCTTGATCAGGGAGAAGATTATTTAGCTAGATCCAAATATTTTCAAGTCGACGGCTGCATCATCATTGCGGGTGATGAGGTGGAAAGTAGTGTGTACGACCTGGATGCGAGTCCCATCCCCTGCATTGGTATTGACATTGAATTAACGGGACAAGGCTCTTGTTACATCATGTCAGACAACGAGAAAATCTCGCCAAAGGTCGTTGAGCATTTCTATATGAACGGGTACCGGGACATTGGCTTCATCGGTCTACAGCGTGCTTCACTCGTCATGCAGCAGCGCGAGGATGCCTTCAAGCGCTCCCTAAAACAGTTTAGTCTTGATACCAAGCCTGAATGGATGGTATACAGCAAGGATTATGCTGCTGAGGACGGCTATCAGGCTGCAAAAGAAATGCTGGCTCGTGGTGAGCTGCCTCGTGCTGTATTTGCAGCTACAGATCTACTGGCATTCGGTGCCATGCGCGCCTTCAAGGAAGCAGGACTTCGTATTCCTGAAGACATTGCCATTGCAGGGTGTGACGATATCGAGGCTTGCCGCTATACAGATCCACCACTGACTACAGTTAAGCAAGATACGGACAAGATCGGCCGCCTGGCCGCCATGATCCTCTTTGACCTAATGAATAAGCAGATGGATAACCAATGCATCAAAGTGGAGCCAGAGCTTGTTGTGCGCCAATCTTGTGGTGTCGCGGTTCCTGGTATTGAAGCATGA
- a CDS encoding MarR family winged helix-turn-helix transcriptional regulator, whose product MPKYNASALIARIRDHVNKRIVHELEQHEVTGIVPSHGDVLMFLYREEALSIKMLAERVQRTQPTVTVLVNKLEKLGYVERHKSAEDSRVTMIRLTEQGRKLEPVFNQVSKQINEMIYSGLSDEQAEQLELLLSSIVRKM is encoded by the coding sequence ATGCCAAAATATAATGCAAGTGCCTTGATCGCAAGAATCAGGGATCACGTTAATAAACGAATCGTACATGAATTAGAACAGCATGAGGTGACGGGCATTGTCCCTTCTCATGGTGACGTCTTGATGTTTCTCTACCGCGAAGAGGCACTATCCATTAAGATGCTGGCTGAGCGAGTGCAGCGAACCCAACCCACGGTGACTGTGCTGGTGAACAAGCTGGAGAAGCTGGGATATGTCGAGCGGCATAAGAGTGCAGAAGACAGCCGTGTAACGATGATTCGCCTGACAGAGCAAGGGCGGAAGCTGGAACCGGTGTTTAACCAGGTCTCCAAACAGATCAATGAGATGATATACTCGGGTCTGTCTGACGAACAGGCAGAGCAACTTGAGCTCCTGTTGTCTAGCATCGTCCGCAAGATGTAA
- a CDS encoding class I SAM-dependent methyltransferase — protein MKQNKYDEPEFFANYSQMARSQQGLEAAGEWHELRTMLPDLKDKDVLDLGCGFGWHCRYSRQQQAKSVIGIDLSENMLQRAIQMTDDPKIEYRLQAIEDIDFAPEQFDVVISSLALHYLQRLDKVYAKINTCLKSGGTLVLSVEHPIFTARAEQDWHYGAQGEIQHWPVDHYQQEGRRVARFLDQDVVKYHRTVATHLNELIDAGFVIQQVAESKPSSDMVEQVPGMRDELRRPMFLMIAASKV, from the coding sequence ATGAAACAAAATAAATACGATGAACCTGAATTTTTCGCTAATTATAGTCAAATGGCTCGATCTCAGCAGGGGTTAGAAGCAGCTGGTGAATGGCATGAGCTTCGAACGATGCTTCCGGATCTGAAGGACAAAGACGTACTGGATCTTGGATGTGGATTCGGGTGGCATTGTCGGTATTCTCGTCAGCAACAAGCAAAATCTGTAATAGGCATTGATCTGTCTGAGAATATGCTGCAGCGTGCCATTCAGATGACGGACGATCCCAAGATTGAGTATCGCCTTCAGGCAATTGAAGACATTGATTTTGCACCTGAACAATTTGATGTGGTGATCAGTTCGTTAGCCTTGCATTATCTCCAGCGACTCGATAAAGTTTATGCCAAAATCAATACTTGTCTAAAATCCGGTGGGACATTGGTTCTGTCCGTGGAACACCCGATCTTCACTGCTCGGGCCGAGCAGGACTGGCACTATGGGGCACAGGGTGAGATTCAGCACTGGCCAGTTGACCATTATCAACAAGAGGGCAGACGTGTAGCGCGTTTTCTAGACCAGGATGTGGTGAAATATCACCGAACTGTAGCAACTCATCTGAATGAACTGATTGATGCTGGATTCGTCATTCAGCAGGTCGCTGAATCTAAACCTTCAAGCGATATGGTAGAGCAAGTTCCGGGTATGCGGGATGAGCTTCGTCGCCCGATGTTTCTCATGATTGCAGCAAGCAAGGTATAG